ttatgattaaaatatttcatcagaTTCATTTCAGAATTTTAACTAATTAAgcacgattaatcaccattagaaactatgtctgaaatatgccaattttacTGCATTTACTGACTAGTAAGATAAATGATTATATAaatttgtactgtgtatattaagattaaattatttattattattatgattaaaatatttcatcagaTTAATTTCAGaattttaactaattaattacgATAAATCACCGTTGGAAATTACGTCTGAAATGTGcaattttttattgcatttactGACCAGTAAGATAAATGATTATATAaatttgtactgtgtatattaagataaaattatttattatgattaaaatatttcatcagattaatttcagatttttaactaattaatcacgattaatcaccattagaaactatgtctgaaatatgccaatttttactgcaTTTACTGACTCGTAAGATAAATGATTATATAaatttgtactgtgtatattaagattaaattatttattatgattattatgattaaaatatttcatcagattaatttgatttttaactaattaatcacgattaatcaccattggaaactatgtctgaaatatgccaatttttactgcaTTTACTGACTAGTAAGTTGAGGACTTATTGTAGTGATGTATGGTATCTCCGCGGTGATGTGATGATTAAAAAGTGCTATATCTAATGAGAACACAGCCACTCTTACCTTTGTCGTCATGGCAGCTGTAGCTGTAGACAGCCACGGGCGAGCGACTGATCAGGTTTTCATCGTGGTGCCACCCCACGGCCATTTTCCCCATGCCATAGTAGGGCTCCTCTTTGAGCTGGCTCATGGATGCCGGGTCCATATAATTGAGTAAGGTGACATTGAAATTGGCCGATGCCGTGCATACCTGAGGAGGACTGGGCTCAGAGCAGCCCACttgctcctcctccttgtcctcAATGTGGTAACCCGACAGACTGTGCTTGAGGTGTGCCACAGGGACCTCTATCGGCGGTACACTCTTGGGTGCCCAGGTGGGACATGTTCCTTCCAGACCCCCTTCTTTGCTCCGTGAGGATTCTCCCTCCTCGCTGCTGTGTCTGGACCCCGTCTCCCACTGGCCTTCCCTTTTCGACCCGGAGCAACCTTCTTCGCTGTGTTTGGACTCCACATCCCATTCCTCGCTGTGCTTGGACTCCGTGTCCCCCTCCTCGCTCTGCCTGGACTCCGACTCCCCTCCTTCGCTGTTCTTGGAGTCTTCGCTATTTCTGGACTCTGTCTCAGCCTCCTCACTCACCTTGGCCTCCACCGGCGTTGCCGTCTTCGCCTTTGCACATTGCGTCAGCCTGTCTCCTTCTTTCAGCTCGCTCACATCCGAACAGAAGAAGGTGTTGAGCTCCCACAAGGCCTTACAGGCCGCTCTCAGATCAGCGTCGCAGCAGTTCTGTCCTTTATTCTCAGTGTCCTCGCTGTGCCAGGGGATGGCGAAGAGCCTGGTGTCCAGGTAGCTGTATGTGTGACCCGGCTCGCCCAAGAGGGCTCGCGACACAGAGGTGAAGACGTCCCGGTCTCGGACACGGACCAGATCCCTTAAGAGGCAGCCTTTCTTTCTCAGGGTGAGGAGAGCACCCTGGACTCTACAGTGGAGCTCAGTGGGAAGAGAGCAGGATCTTCTCAAAACCAGACCGGAGTAGCTGGAATCCCACTAGGAAAGACACATCCAATAGACGCTAAACGTTAATTGTATGGGCTTGTTTCCAGAGATAGAGCTAGACAACATCTACAGTAAACAACTACAAGTACTACAAGtacaactacaactacaaaAACAAGTACAAGAGTGAATGCTGCACCTCAGactgtttagaagaaataacatCTCACTTGGAAATTCCGAGATCCAAACTCAAATTAATTTTCTTCAATGAGTATCCTAAGAGCCTCTATCAAAAACAGTATCATGTTAGggttgtcaaatgattaaaatatttcatcagattaattttagatttttaactaattaatccGGATTAATCACCATTGGAAACTATGGCTGAACTATGCcatttttttactgcatttactAGTAAGATAAATGATTATATAaatttgtactgtgtatattaagattaaatgttttattatgattattgtggttatgatattatgaataaaatatttcatcagaTTAATTTCAGAATTTTAACTAAtaaatcacgattaatcaccattagaaACTaggtctgaaatatgccaatttttactgcaTTTACTGACTAGTAAGATAAATGATTATATAATTTGTACTGAGTATATTAAgatttaattgtttattatgattaaaatatttcatcagaTTAATTTCAGAATTTTAACTAaataatcacgattaatcaccattagaaACTATGTCAgaaatatgccatttttactGCATTTACTGACTAGTAAGATAAATGATTATATCAATTTGTAGTGTGTATATTAAgattaaattattcattatgattatgattattatgattaaaatatttcatcagaTCAACTTCAgatttttaactaattaatcatgatt
The Doryrhamphus excisus isolate RoL2022-K1 chromosome 12, RoL_Dexc_1.0, whole genome shotgun sequence genome window above contains:
- the fto gene encoding alpha-ketoglutarate-dependent dioxygenase FTO isoform X1 produces the protein MSTDYKNRRCPRTEAGERKHNSRNMKRSGDSEGEKRRKKRKLLQELGDQKIPFLGPSDQGFQKLWDSSYSGLVLRRSCSLPTELHCRVQGALLTLRKKGCLLRDLVRVRDRDVFTSVSRALLGEPGHTYSYLDTRLFAIPWHSEDTENKGQNCCDADLRAACKALWELNTFFCSDVSELKEGDRLTQCAKAKTATPVEAKVSEEAETESRNSEDSKNSEGGESESRQSEEGDTESKHSEEWDVESKHSEEGCSGSKREGQWETGSRHSSEEGESSRSKEGGLEGTCPTWAPKSVPPIEVPVAHLKHSLSGYHIEDKEEEQVGCSEPSPPQVCTASANFNVTLLNYMDPASMSQLKEEPYYGMGKMAVGWHHDENLISRSPVAVYSYSCHDDKGGSSEGGGGDKASWRIGLKVAWDIHTPGLTLPLESGDCYYLRDDLNSTHQHCVLAGDAPRFSSTHRVAECSTGTLTYIQSRCREALSNLHTDPETGSHSLVTLRPATLQHCEEIHNEVEFEWLRQYWFQGQRYTRFCSWWSKPMDEMEKDWKLMETMTMLFLAKVEEEGQSGDGRRDMAETLLAALIDRHQQRQTWRDRCHSSLAQTLPPEEAPVDRPFWGVDDPDMPLPFDLADIINRVESLLWRM
- the fto gene encoding alpha-ketoglutarate-dependent dioxygenase FTO isoform X3 — protein: MSTDYKNRRCPRTEAGERKHNSRNMKRSGDSEGEKRRKKRKLLQELGDQKIPFLGPSDQGFQKLWDSSYSGLVLRRSCSLPTELHCRVQGALLTLRKKGCLLRDLVRVRDRDVFTSVSRALLGEPGHTYSYLDTRLFAIPWHSEDTENKGQNCCDADLRAACKALWELNTFFCSDVSELKEGDRLTQCAKAKTATPVEAKVSEEAETESRNSEDSKNSEGGESESRQSEEGDTESKHSEEWDVESKHSEEGCSGSKREGQWETGSRHSSEEGESSRSKEGGLEGTCPTWAPKSVPPIEVPVAHLKHSLSGYHIEDKEEEQVGCSEPSPPQVCTASANFNVTLLNYMDPASMSQLKEEPYYGMGKMAVGWHHDENLISRSPVAVYSYSCHDDKDDLNSTHQHCVLAGDAPRFSSTHRVAECSTGTLTYIQSRCREALSNLHTDPETGSHSLVTLRPATLQHCEEIHNEVQFEWLRQYWFQGQRYTRFCSWWSKPMDEMEKDWKLMETMTMLFLAKVEEEGQSGDGRRDMAETLLAALIDRHQQRQTWRDRCHSSLAQTLPPEEAPVDRPFWGVDDPDMPLPFDLADIINRVESLLWRM
- the fto gene encoding alpha-ketoglutarate-dependent dioxygenase FTO isoform X2; protein product: MSTDYKNRRCPRTEAGERKHNSRNMKRSGDSEGEKRRKKRKLLQELGDQKIPFLGPSDQGFQKLWDSSYSGLVLRRSCSLPTELHCRVQGALLTLRKKGCLLRDLVRVRDRDVFTSVSRALLGEPGHTYSYLDTRLFAIPWHSEDTENKGQNCCDADLRAACKALWELNTFFCSDVSELKEGDRLTQCAKAKTATPVEAKVSEEAETESRNSEDSKNSEGGESESRQSEEGDTESKHSEEWDVESKHSEEGCSGSKREGQWETGSRHSSEEGESSRSKEGGLEGTCPTWAPKSVPPIEVPVAHLKHSLSGYHIEDKEEEQVGCSEPSPPQVCTASANFNVTLLNYMDPASMSQLKEEPYYGMGKMAVGWHHDENLISRSPVAVYSYSCHDDKGGSSEGGGGDKASWRIGLKVAWDIHTPGLTLPLESGDCYYLRDDLNSTHQHCVLAGDAPRFSSTHRVAECSTGTLTYIQSRCREALSNLHTDPETGSHSLVTLRPATLQHCEEIHNEVQFEWLRQYWFQGQRYTRFCSWWSKPMDEMEKDWKLMETMTMLFLAKVEEEGQSGDGRRDMAETLLAALIDRHQQRQTWRDRCHSSLAQTLPPEEAPVDRPFWGVDDPDMPLPFDLADIINRVESLLWRM